DNA from Arthrobacter sp. FW305-BF8:
GCAGGAGCTGGCCGCCTCTCGGCGGACGCAGCCCTGTTCGGCCGCAGCAACTCCAAGCTCAAGGTTCTCGCGTAACCTTCCCTGAACGAGTCACCGCTCCAGAGCGGTGACTGTTAGGAAGCGACGACGGCGGCCGCTCCCGGCACTTCGGTGCACGGTGGGCGGCCGCCGTCGTTTTGCTGTTAATTGCGCTTTCTTGTCGGGTTGTTCTTGGTTCAGCCGCTCAGTTGGTCAGCCGGTGACACCCGTCAGTTCATCCGGCGTGTGAGCCAGAGTGGCCGTGCGGGCGGTCTTGCCCGCCTTCAGGTCGACGGCGTGAAGTTGCCCCGTTGCCGGCTCGGTTACATAAGCTGTGGAGCCTTGGACGTACAGGGCTGGCCGGGGGTCCTGCCACGCCTCTGGCTCTTGCCACGCGGCAACCACGGGGATCGTGGACACGGTGGCGCCCGTCGCCGCGTTGAGGACGTGCAGCGCGCCGTCGGTGCCGAGCACCAGAGCCTCCCCGGCCGGCCCGCGCCCCAGTGACCGGAACGAATAGCTCGTGCCGAGCTCCACCAACTTCAGGGCCTTCGTGTCCGTATTCACCAGCGAAATCCTGGTGGGCCGCTCCAGGACCGCGTCTTTGTCCACCTTGTAGTCGCCGAGCACCACGGGCGACGCCGGTGAACCTGCCTGGTTGCCCATCCGGCCATAGGCGTCAGGACTGGAGATCTTGGAGAACCTGCCATCCTTGAAAACCAGCATCCCGTTCTCGCATCCGAAGACCACGTTGTTCTCGCCAGCCACTGCCTCGCCATGGACACCGGGGCAGCTCTGGCTGCGGAGAATCTCCCTGCGGTCCGGACCCGTCTCCTTGCGGCCCGAGCCCGCGGCCTGCCCGAGGAGGGCCACGGCGTTGCGGGCGTTCTCGTCGCCCACGGTTACCAGCAGCTTCCCGTCCTCCAGCTCCACCGCTACGCCGTGGTGGGCCGCGGGTGCCGTGTAGGTAACTGTCTCCGGAAGGCCGTGTTCCGGCAATTCTCCGAGGGCAGCGGACTCAAAGGACTCCACCTTGCCGGACCCGTCGCTGAACAGGACAGTTCTTCCGGCGTGCCGCACCACATGGCCGGGCTTGCTCGCCTCGAACGCGTAATCCGTCAGCGTGGGCTGGGCGGCATAGGAGTGGCCGTGGTCGCCGTGCCGCTCGGTCCAGACTCCGGCGTCGAGGACGCGGAACGAGTCATCCGCTGCCACCAGGACGTGGCGGCCGTCCCCGGCCGCGCTGATGCGGTTGTAGCCGTCCAGTTCGACGTCCGCCACGGGCTCGAGGGTCCCGGCGTCCAGCACTCCGATGCCGCCCTCGTAGCTGTACGCGAGGCGTGGTTTGGGGGCGCGAAGTTCCGCGGGTTCTGCGGTCTCGACGTTGGAAGTGCCGGCAGAACTTTCGGCCGCCTCCTGACCGGGGCTCCCCCCGCAGCCGGACAGGAGGAGGGCAGCCGCAGAGGCCGCCGCCAACCGGACTGCGTGCGGTCTTGTGAACGGCGGCGCGAAGGGCGTGGCGAATGACGGGATGGGGCGGCCGCGCCGGCGGGTGGTGGTTCGGGCAGGAAGAACAGGTCGCTTCGATAACATGACACTAATGATAATCATTATTAATAGCGCCCGGGCGATAAGTGCCCCTTCATGACGTCGGAGGGCAGGCTTCCCGGGCTTATGGCGCGCGGGAGCGCGTTTGTGAAGGCCGGGACCTGCCCCGAGGACTGCGGTCAGTAAACTGCGACCATGAGCGAGACTGCCGCCAACTCAGTAACCCTCCGCTTCCTTGCCGCCCCCATGGACGTGGGCCACAGCGGATCCGTTGACGCCGGAACGGTGCTCGAGTGGGTGGACAAGGCGGCCTATGCGGCCGCCGTCGGCTGGGCCAAGTCTTACTGTGTCACCGCTTACGTAGGGAACATCCACTTCGCCGACCCGGTGAACGTTGGCGACATGGTGGAGGTCACCGCCACCATCGTCTACACGGGCCGCTCCTCCATGCATATCCGGACGGTGGTCTCCTCCGGGGACCCGAAAGGCGGGCCGGCCACCATGCGGAGCCAGTGCATGGTGATTTTTGTGGCGGTTGGCGAGGACGGGAAACCCATCCCGGTACAGCAGTTCGAGCCCATAACGGCGGAAGAACTGGAACAGCGGGACCATGCCCTGGCGCGGATCGGTATCCGGGAACAGATCGTCGAAGCCATGAGCGCCCAGGAATATACCGATGCCGGCACCGCCGAGCGCGTCGTCTTGCGGTTTATGGCGGCGCCCACGGACGTGAACTGGGGCGGGAAAGTCCATGGCGGGATCGTCATGAAATGGATCGATGAGGCCGCATATGTGTGCGCCTCACGCTACTGCGGCCGGGACACGGTGGCGGTCTTCTCCGGCGGGGTCCGGTTCTACCGGCCGCTGCTGATTGGCCACGTGGTGGAGGTGGAGGCCCGGCTGGTCTACACGGGCACCAAGGGCATGCACATTGCCGTACACGTCCGTTCCGGGGACCCCAAGGGCCGTGAACTGAACCTGACCACGTACTGCCTCACCGTGATGGTTGCCCGCGACGCCGAGGGCACTTCGGTCCCCATCCCCGCATGGACGCCCGTGTCCGAGGAGGACAAGCGGCTCCACGCCCATGCCCGGGAGCTCCTGGAGATCAGGGCGGCGGCCCCGGGGAACAGGCTCCCCAACCACCTGCTGCAGTCACAGCCGCACTAGCAGCGGCAGCCTAGAAGCCGCCGCCGCCTCCGGCATCCCCCGCCATGTTGGCGAACCGCGAATAGTGGCCCTGGAAGGCCACAACAATGTCCTTGGTGGGGCCGTTGCGGTGCTTGGCGATGAGGATGTCCGCCTCGCCGGCACGCGGGGACTCTTTGTCGTAGACGTCTTCACGGTGCAGCAGGATCACCATGTCGGCGTCCTGCTCGATGGACCCCGATTCACGCAAGTCAGAGACCATTGGCCGCTTGTCCTGGCGCTGCTCAGAACCACGGTTCAGCTGCGACAGTGCAATGACGGGGACCTGAAGTTCCTTGGCCAGCAGCTTCAGCGCACGCGAGAACTCGGAGACTTCCTGCTGGCGGGACTCCACCTTCTTCCCGGAGCTCATCAGCTGAAGGTAGTCGAGGATCACAAGCTTAAGATCGTGCTGCTGCTTGAGGCGGCGGCACTTTGCGCGGATCTCCATAAGGGACATGTTGGGGCTGTCGTCAATAAACAGCGGGGCATCATTCATGCGCCCCATGGTGGTGGCGATCTTGGACCACTGCTCGTCCTTGATGGTGCCCTTGCGGAGGTCCTGCAGGCCGATCGTGGCCTCGGCCGAAAGGAGGCGCATGGCGATCTCGTTGCGGCCCATTTCGAGGGAGAACATCACCGTGGCGAGGTTGTTCTTGATGGCGGCCGAGCGGGCAAAGTCCAGGGCGAAGGTGGACTTACCCACGGCGGGCCGGGCGGCAATGACGATCATCTGGCCCGGATGCAGCCCGTGCGTCAACTCGTCCAGCTCGTAGAAGCCGGTGGGAACGCCCACCATTCCTTCGCCGCGGTGGCCGGATGCCTCGATCTCATCCACGGTGGACTCCATGACGTCCTTCAGCACGACGTAGTCTTCCGCGGTGCGCCGCTCGGCGACTGCGTAGACCTCCGCCTGGGCCTGGTTGACCAGGTCTTCGACTTCGCCGTCCTGGCCGTAGCCGAGCTGCACGATCTTGGTACCGGCATTGACCAGCCGCCGGAGCACGGCGCGCTCGGCCACGATCTCGGCGTAGTAGCCTGCATTCGCGGCCGTGGGTACCGTCTGAATGAGCTCATGGAGGTAGGCCGGTCCACCGATCCGGTTGATCTCGCCGCGCTTGGTCAGCTCATCGGACACCGTGACGGCATCTGCGGGTTCGCCGCGGCCGTAGAGGTCGATGACGGCCTCATAGATGGTTTCGTGGGCGGGGCGGTAGAAGTCCTGCCCGCGCAGGATCTCAACCACGTCCGCAATGGCGTCCTTGGAGAGCATCATGCCGCCCAGGACGGACTGCTCGGCGGGGATGTCCTGGGGAGGTTTGCGGCTGCCTTCGGATTCGCGGGTACCTTCGATTGAGTCCAGGTGCGTAACTGACAAAGCTGCCGTCCTCCATTGTGTCCGCAGTCCGTGCAGGAGGACTGCGGCGCGTGTGCCGTGTGCCGCGGGTGTGCCGCGCAGCAAAAACTGCTGCCCGGGCTAATGCAACTACACCAGCAGGTCCTGACATTTTTTAGGTCCGGGCTACTGAACCCCGGCGACGCCTCATCCACAGGTTTTCCACAGGGCAGCACTAATCACCCGGAGCCCGGCTGTCCGCTGGCCCCCGGTCTGCAGGCCGGAAGGGAAAACTCACCCGAATGGGGTGTCTCCGCTACGTTAGCGCCCGCCTGCCCACTCACAAAGCCCGCGGTTCCGCACCCCTGTGGATAACGTGTGCACAACGTACTGCTGCTTGTGCACAGCCTGTGGGGGAAGCTGTGGATAGAAATTTTCTTTTCGGCATATGTGCGGCTTGACCTGCGGAAACATTCAGATTTCCCTGTGGACGAATTAAAGTTTTGCATAAACCTTCATCCACAGCCGGAGGCGTCCGCTGGGGATACCGGCCGGTAGTTCCAGTGTCAGAAGGCCTTTTTCCCCTCCACATTCCCACTTTGTGATACGGATCACCGGCATATGTCCCCGTCCGTTCCCGGATGCATGCCGCCCGGAGGAATCTTGCCGTCCGGGGTCATCGCCAGCATCACGTGCGGAGTGCACCATGCGCAGCCGGGCATATGCTGTGGATAACGCGGATCTGGCGTTAAGCTCTAGGTATGGGCGACGTTCTGACAGTCTTGGTTCCTGCCCTTATCCTCGCCGCATCCCTCTGGGCTCTCGCAACGGCATTGAAGCCGCGAGATGGGGGCATGTCCGACGCGGACCGCTACCAGCTGGATCTGGCAAGGCGTTCCCAGGCCCACTATGCGGCCCAGGTTCAGGCAGCCATGACGGCCCGGGCACGCTTGGAGGCTGCGGCCCTGCCCAGCCAGAACCGGCAACAGCAGATCCAGCAGCATGACCATCGCCAGACACTTCCGCTTGGCCACCCCGCCCAGGATCCCGGCCATCATGCTGACTACCCGCACGGCTCCTACCCTGCGGCACTGGCGACCGGGGCCACGCTGAACCCGGAGCTGGCGCTGCAGCTGCAGGCATTGGTGCGCAACGGTCAGAAGCTCCAGGCCATAAGGCTTCTGCGCCAGGCCACCCACTCCAACCTTTTCACCGCCAAGCAATATGTAGATCGGCTGTAACCATGGAATCGCTCCTGATCCCCTTCCTGATCCTCGTGGCCGTTGCTGTGGCCGTGGCCCTCACAGCCCGTGCGCTGGGCCACCGCCGGCGCAGTGCCAGGGAGCCGGCCAAACCGCCTGTGGAGTCCGCAGAGCTGGCAAGGGAAGCGGCAGCCAAGCTGTCCGAGGATGAACACCGGCGGCTGTACGCGCTCATCGCCCAGGGCCAGGCCATGGCTGCGATCAAGCTGTACTACGAGGTATCAGGGCAGGGACTGCGCGCATCACGGGACGCAGTGGCGGCGCTGGCAGCCCACCCGCAGCCTTTCCAGTCACCGGCCCAGGAACCCAGCGAACCCGAGGACGACGACGAGCCACCGCAGCGGTTCCCGTACAGGTACCGGGCCATAGCCAGCAAAGGCGATGTCACCCGGGAGGTCAGCAGCAACATGCTCAATGACGAGATCTACGGCCGCATCCGCACACTCGCCAAGAGCGGCAATACCGAAGCAGCTGCCAATGCGCTGACCCGGCATTCCGACATCACGCTGAAACAGGCGCGCGAATTTATCGCCCTGCTGGACGACTAACTACCGCCGGCTGCCCGGCCGGGCGCTACTCAGAAGTCGAACAGGTCGCCCAGCCAGCCTTCCTTCTTCTTGTGCCGGCGGCGGTCATAGTCGCGGTCGTAGCCCTTGCCGTAGTTCCGGTCGTCGTACCGCGGCTGGTCCCGCAGCGGCTCGTCACGCCGCGGTTCAAAGTTGCGGTACAGCGGCGGAGGCGCCATGCCAGGCGCAGGTGACGCAGGTGCAGGGGGAACGGGCGCCGCTGGTGCCGCCGGCGCCCCGGTGTTGACGCGGTCGATGATTTTGTCCAGTTCGCCGCGGTCCAGCCACACACCCCGGCACTGCGGGCAGTAGTCGATTTCCACGCCGCTGCGTTCGCTCATGACCAGGTCTGAAGAATCAATGGGACATTTCATGCCCGGCACAACGAGCAGGTGCTGTGATTAGTTCGCGTTACTGGCCGGCTGAGATCCCGGCCAGCAGCTGTTCAAAGGGCAGCGACTCCAGCAGGGCCGGTTTGCGGCCCGGCTGGCCCCCCTCCAGGAGACGGCTGAACTCGGCCGCGGCCCGTTCGATCCGCACCGAAAGTGGAGTGCCGCCGTCATCCGTGTTTCCCCAGTCCTGGGGCCCGGCGAAGACGGCCGTGGCGGCC
Protein-coding regions in this window:
- the aztD gene encoding zinc metallochaperone AztD; this encodes MLSKRPVLPARTTTRRRGRPIPSFATPFAPPFTRPHAVRLAAASAAALLLSGCGGSPGQEAAESSAGTSNVETAEPAELRAPKPRLAYSYEGGIGVLDAGTLEPVADVELDGYNRISAAGDGRHVLVAADDSFRVLDAGVWTERHGDHGHSYAAQPTLTDYAFEASKPGHVVRHAGRTVLFSDGSGKVESFESAALGELPEHGLPETVTYTAPAAHHGVAVELEDGKLLVTVGDENARNAVALLGQAAGSGRKETGPDRREILRSQSCPGVHGEAVAGENNVVFGCENGMLVFKDGRFSKISSPDAYGRMGNQAGSPASPVVLGDYKVDKDAVLERPTRISLVNTDTKALKLVELGTSYSFRSLGRGPAGEALVLGTDGALHVLNAATGATVSTIPVVAAWQEPEAWQDPRPALYVQGSTAYVTEPATGQLHAVDLKAGKTARTATLAHTPDELTGVTG
- a CDS encoding acyl-CoA thioesterase, whose amino-acid sequence is MSETAANSVTLRFLAAPMDVGHSGSVDAGTVLEWVDKAAYAAAVGWAKSYCVTAYVGNIHFADPVNVGDMVEVTATIVYTGRSSMHIRTVVSSGDPKGGPATMRSQCMVIFVAVGEDGKPIPVQQFEPITAEELEQRDHALARIGIREQIVEAMSAQEYTDAGTAERVVLRFMAAPTDVNWGGKVHGGIVMKWIDEAAYVCASRYCGRDTVAVFSGGVRFYRPLLIGHVVEVEARLVYTGTKGMHIAVHVRSGDPKGRELNLTTYCLTVMVARDAEGTSVPIPAWTPVSEEDKRLHAHARELLEIRAAAPGNRLPNHLLQSQPH
- the dnaB gene encoding replicative DNA helicase; this encodes MSVTHLDSIEGTRESEGSRKPPQDIPAEQSVLGGMMLSKDAIADVVEILRGQDFYRPAHETIYEAVIDLYGRGEPADAVTVSDELTKRGEINRIGGPAYLHELIQTVPTAANAGYYAEIVAERAVLRRLVNAGTKIVQLGYGQDGEVEDLVNQAQAEVYAVAERRTAEDYVVLKDVMESTVDEIEASGHRGEGMVGVPTGFYELDELTHGLHPGQMIVIAARPAVGKSTFALDFARSAAIKNNLATVMFSLEMGRNEIAMRLLSAEATIGLQDLRKGTIKDEQWSKIATTMGRMNDAPLFIDDSPNMSLMEIRAKCRRLKQQHDLKLVILDYLQLMSSGKKVESRQQEVSEFSRALKLLAKELQVPVIALSQLNRGSEQRQDKRPMVSDLRESGSIEQDADMVILLHREDVYDKESPRAGEADILIAKHRNGPTKDIVVAFQGHYSRFANMAGDAGGGGGF
- a CDS encoding TFIIB-type zinc ribbon-containing protein, whose translation is MSERSGVEIDYCPQCRGVWLDRGELDKIIDRVNTGAPAAPAAPVPPAPASPAPGMAPPPLYRNFEPRRDEPLRDQPRYDDRNYGKGYDRDYDRRRHKKKEGWLGDLFDF